AGAGGCCTAGGACACCGCCCTTTCACGGCGATAACCGGGGTTCGAATCCCCGTGGGGACGCCACACAAGGCTGTCCGGCACAAATCGGACAGCAAGACGGCGAAAGCCGCAGCAGGTCAGCGCGGAGTGGTAGTTCAGTCGGTTAGAATACCGGCCTGTCACGCCGGGGGTCGCGGGTTCGAGTCCCGTCCACTCCGCCACCAAAAAGCCCTTTGTCGATCATTCGACAAAGGGCTTTTTTCCATTCCGTCGCCGGTCATCGTGCGATCATCCCCATGTTTTGCTGGAACGGTCTCATCCCGGTGCGACCGCCTGGGTCGGCGCACGCGGTTAATGCTGCGCCTTAGGCATGTCCCGGATCGGCCTGGTACTGGTGCGCGCCGGTCGAATCCGCTAAAGTGCCGCCCATACGCAGCGGTATGGAAGGCTCGTCGTGTCGATCTGCCGCTGCCCGCTTGAACATTGAACGTGCGAAGGAGAGCGAAGACGATGGCTATCGACAAGATCGGTGTGGTGGGTGCAGGCACGATGGGTAACGGAATCGCGCAGGCGCTTGCCGTGGCCGGCTGCGACGTGGTGATGATGGACGTGGGCGAGGCGCAGCTGAAACGTGGTCTCGACACGATCAGTGCCAGCCTCGATCGCCTGATCAAGAAGGAGAAAATGAGCGCCGAGCAGAAGGCGACCGCAATGGCGCACATCTCGACCGCTGGCGCTGTCGCAGGGCTGGCCGAATGCGATCTCGTGATCGAGGCGGCGACCGAGAATGTCGACCTCAAGCTGCGCATCTTCGCCGACCTCGACAAGACGCTGAAGCCCGAGGCGATCCTCGCCAGCAACACCTCCTCGATCTCGATCACGCGCCTGGCTGCGGCCACCCAGCGCCCGGGGCAGGTGATCGGCATGCACTTCTTCAACCCGGTGCCGCTGATGGCGCTGGTGGAGCTGATCAACGGCCTGCAGACCTCTGCGGGTACCTATGCGGCGGTGGAAGAGCTGGCGAAGTCGATCGGCAAGACTCCGATCAAGGTCAAGAACAGCCCCGGCTTCGTGGTCAATCGCATGCTGTGCCCGATGATCAACGAGGCGGTGTTCGCGCTTGGCGAAGGCCTGGCCACGGCGGCCGAGATCGACGAGGCGATGAAGCTCGGCTGCAACCACCCGATCGGCCCGCTCGCCCTGTGCGACCTGATCGGTCTGGATGTGGAACTGGCGGTGATGCAGGTGCTGTACGAAGGTACCAAGGATCCGAAGTACCGTCCGGCGCCGCTGCTGGTGGAGATGCTGGAAGCGGGCTATCTGGGGCGCAAGAGCGGCAAGGGCTTCTTCGAATACCCGGCGAAGTGATCATGGGGCGAGGCCCGGCGCTCCACCCCGGTGCGCCAGGCCGACGCACAAATGCAAACGCCACCTCAGCGGGTGGCGTTTGTGCTTGCAGGCAGCGCTAGGATCAGCCGCGGCCGGTGCGCATCGCGTCGAAGAACTCGGCGTTGCTCTTGGTGGCCTTGACCTTGTCGAGCAGGAATTCCATCGCGTCGATGTCGTCCATGCCGTACAGCAGCTTGCGCAGGATCCACACCTTCTGCAGCACGTCGGACTTGAGCAGGAGCTCTTCGCGGCGGGTGCCGGAGCGGTTGACGTTGATCGCCGGATAGACGCGCTTCTCCGCCATGCGACGGTCGAGGTGGAGCTCCATGTTGCCGGTGCCCTTGAATTCCTCGTAGATCACGTCGTCCATGCGGCTGCCGGTGTCGACCAGCGTGGTGGCGATGATGGTCAGCGAGCCCCCTTCCTCGATGTTGCGCGCCGCACCGAAGAAGCGCTTGGGCTTCTGCAGGGCGTTGGCATCGACACCGCCGGTCAGCACCTTGCCGGAGGCCGGCACCACGGTGTTGTAGGCACGCGCCAGGCGGGTCAGCGAGTCGAGCAGGATCACCACGTCGTACTTGTGCTCGGTCAGGCGCTTGGCCTTCTCGATCACCATCTCGGCGACCTGGACGTGACGGGTGGCCGGCTCGTCGAAGGTGGAGGCCACGACCTCGCCCTTCACCGAACGCAGCATCTCGGTCACTTCCTCCGGACGCTCGTCGATCAGCAGCACGATCAGCTTCACGTCCGGATGGTTGGCCGTGATCGCGTGCGCGATGTGCTGCAGCATGACCGTCTTGCCGCTCTTGGGCGGGGCGACGAGCAGGCCGCGCTGGCCCTTGCCGATCGGCGCGATCATGTCGATGATGCGGCTGGTGACGTTCTCCTCGCCACGGACCTCGCGCTCGAGCTTCAGGCATTCCTGTGGATGCAGGGGCGTGAGGTTCTCGAACAGGATCTTGGTCTTGCACTCTTCCGGCGGCCGACCGTTGATCTTGTCGAGCTTGGTCAGCGCGAAGTAACGTTCGCCATCCTTCGGGATGCGGATCTCGCCCTCGATGGTGTCGCCGGTGCGCAGGTTGAAGCGCCGGATCTGCGAGGGCGAGACGTAGATGTCGTCGGTGCCCGCGAGATACGAGGTGTCGGGAGAGCGCAGGAAGCCGAACCCGTCAGGCAGCACTTCGAGTGCGCCGTCGCCACAGATCGGTTCGCCCCTGCGGGCACGGTTGCGCAGCAGCGCGAAGACGAGTTCCTGCTTGCGCAGTCTGTTCGCACCCTCGACACCGGCGTCCGTCGCCATCTGCAGCAGTTGGCTAACGTGCAGGGCCTTGAGTTCGGACAGGTGAAGCGCGGGCGCGTCGGGATCGCGCGGCGTGGAAGAGCCTTCCTCGCCGCCGTTCTCGACGTCGAACAGATCGTTTTCGGTCTGCGGATTCTGGGGGGAATTGCCGTCCCGGTTGCGCGCGCCGCGGCGACGGGCGCGCGAGGAACCGCGGGAACGGGCCGGAGCCTGGTCCGGCTTAGATGTTGCTGTCAATGAAGGCGGTCAGTTGAGATTTGGAAAGGGCGCCCACTTTGGTCGCCTCGACGTTGCCGCCCTTGAACAGCATCAGCGTCGGAATGCCGCGGATGCCGTATTTGGCGGGCGTTTCCTGATTTTCGTCGATGTTGAGCTTGGCGACCTTGAGCTTGCCGGCGTATTCCTTGGCGACGTCGTCAAGGATGGGGGCGATCATCTTGCAGGGACCGCACCATTCGGCCCAGTAATCGACCAGCACCGGGGTCTGGGACTGAAGCACTTCGGTTTCGAAGTTGCCGTCGGTCACATAGTGGATATGCTCGCTCATGATTCCTCACGTAAGGGCTAGCGGAGATGGACGAAAGTCGAGGACTTCGTTGTGTGGTGTTGCGTGAGTGGGGAGGGTGGGAGCCTGGAAACGCGCCGCGGGGGAAGGCGGGTGCGGCGGGGTCGGGCTGCCCGGCGGAAGGAGGGATCCTTCCGTGAAGAAATTTTGACGCAACTTATGCGAAGCAGCCGCCGCCGTCAAGGGAATCCGCTGTGGCCAGGCGGCGCGCGCGCGCGAACGTGGCAAAAAAGCAAACGTGTGGACTATATTCTCGACCTTGAGTGTGGCCGCCGCGAGCGGTTCGCGAGCCCCGCAATTGGAGACCTGCAATGACCTACGTCGTGACCGAGAGCTGTATCCGCTGCAAATACACCGACTGTGTGGACGTTTGTCCGGTCGACTGTTTTCGCGAGGGACCGAACTTCCTGGTGATCGATCCGGAAGAGTGCATCGACTGCACGCTGTGCGTCGCCGAATGTCCCGTCGAGGCGATTTTCGCCGAGGACGACGTGCCTCAGGACCAGCAGCACTTCATCGCGCTCAATGCCGAACTCTCCAAGGTGTGGAAGCCGATCGTCGAGCGCAAGGAGCCGCTGCCGGATGCGGAGGAGTGGGCCAAGGTGAAGGACAAGCTGGACAAGCTCGAGCGCTGACTGGGGTTAACGCCCACGGCTGGCGGCTTTGCGGCCCTTGGGCGATGCACTAAGATGGTGTCCGGCTTGAATATCCAAATCGACACGGCACGGAGATCGACATGCTGGTAAGCGAGATTCTCGCGATCAAGGGCAAGGTGTTATTCACCATCGCGCCGAACAGAAGCATCGCCGAAGCGGTCGAGATCATGAACGAGCAGGACGTCGGCTCGCTGGTCGTGTTCTCGCGCGGGGCGATGGTCGGCATGCTGACCTTCCGTCAGGTGCTGCAGGCGGTGCAGAAGGGTGGGGCGGACTGGCAGGCGCTCACCGTAGAGGACGTGATGCTGCGCGATCCGCTCACTGCCGCGCCCGGCATGGAGATGGACGAACTGCGTCGGCTGATGGTCGAGCACCATCAGCGCTACCTGCCGGTGATGGAGGACCACACGCTGCTTGGTGTGGTCAGCTTCCACGACGTGGCCAAGGCGGTGCTCGAGGAACAGAGCTTCGAGAACCGCATGCTCAAGAACTACATCCGCAACTGGCCGGCGAGCGAGGACGAAGAACGGTAAGCGGGGCCGGGGCAATTCCCGGTACGCGGCGGCCAGGCCGTCGCACCTCCATGGACGGGAGAGTCACGCCCGTCTGGTCGACGCCGCCGCACACAAGAGCGGCGCGACCCGGTTGGAATGAGGGACGGGTCGTGTGGCCCGTCCGACGCCTCGGGAGGGCGGAGCCGGCTGGCTGGAAGGCCGCCGGCGGTATTTCCAGCAACAGGAGGAGGCAACGTGGAAAAAATCTGGCTGAAAAGCTACCCCCCCGGTGTCCCGGCGGAGATCGACGTCAACGAATTCCGCTCGCTCGGGGAGCTCTTCGAGCGCAGTGTCCGGCGCTTCGCCGACAAGACGGCCTACGTCTGCATGGGCAAGTCGATCACCTATGCGGAACTCGATACGCTGAGCGCGCGTTTCGGCGCCTTCCTGCAGGGCGAGCTCGGCCTGCCCAAGGGCACGCGCGTCGCACTGATGATGCCGAACGTGCTGCAGTATCCGATCGCGCTGTTCGGCGCCCTGCGCGCGGGCTACACGATCGTCAACGTCAATCCGCTCTACACCGCACGCGAGCTCGAGCACCAGCTCGCGGACGCCGGCGCCGAAGCGATCGTCATCCTCGAGAACTTCGCCCATACGCTCGAGCACGTGCGTGCGCAGGTGCCGATCAGGCACGTAATCGTCACCAGCCTGGGCGAGATGCTGGGCTTTCCCAAGGGCGCGATCGTCAACTTCGTCGTGCGCCGGGTGCGCAAGCTGGTGCCGGCGTGGCGGCTCGAGGGGCATCTGTCCTTCACCGAAGCCTTGCGCCGCGGTGCCGGCCACGCGCTGCAGCCGGTCGAGATCGGCCATGAAGACATGGCCTTCCTGCAATACACCGGCGGCACCACCGGGGTGGCCAAGGGCGCGATCCTCACCCATCGCAACATCGTCGCCAACCTGCAGCAGGCGCACGCATGGATCTCGGCCAGCGTCGGTGAAGGGCGCGAGATCATCATCACCGCGCTGCCGCTGTATCACATCTTCTCGCTGACCGCGAACTGCCTGACCTTCCTGAAGATCGGCGCGACCAACGTGCTGATCCCCAATCCGCGCGACATCCCGGGCTTCGTCAAGGAGCTGTCCAGGCATCGTTTCACCGCGATCACCGGCGTGAATACCCTGTTCAACGCACTGGTGAACAATCCGGATTTCGCCAGGCTCGATTTCTCCTCGCTGCGCGTCGCGCTCGGCGGCGGCATGGCGGTGCAGCAGGCGGTCGCCGAGAAATGGAAGAAGATCACCGGCGTGCAGCTGATCGAGGCCTACGGCCTGACCGAGACCTCCCCGGCGGTCACCATCAACCCGCTCGATCTCGAGGCCTTCAATCATTCGATCGGTCTGCCGGTGTCGTCCACCGAGGTCAGCATCCGCGACGACAACGGCGCCGAGCAGCCGATCGGCCAGCGCGGCGAGCTGTGCGTGCGCGGACCGCAGGTCACCCCGGGCTACTGGAACCGCCCCGAGGAGACCGCCCGCATCTTCACCACCGACGGCTTCCTGCGCACCGGCGACATCGCGGTGATCGACGACAAGGGGTTCGTCACCCTGGTCGACCGCAAGAAGGACATGATCCTGGTGTCCGGCTTCAACGTCTATCCGAACGAGGTCGAGGACGTCGTCGCCAGCCATCCGGGCGTGCTCGAGGTGGCGGCGATCGGCGTGCCGGACGAGCGCAGCGGGGAGGCGGTGAAGATCTTCGTCGTGCGCAAGGACCCTGCGCTGACTGCGGAGGTCCTGATCGCCCATTGCCGCGAGAACCTGACCGGCTACAAGGTGCCGCACCACGTCGAGTTCCGCGACGAGCTGCCCAAGAGCAATGTCGGCAAGATCCTGCGCCGCGAGCTGCGCGAGCACTGAAACGCCGTTGCACGAAAAAGATTCTTGTGCGTCGCACAGTTTCGTGATTAAACTCGCGGTCACGTAATCAACCGCTTTCGCTCGAACACCGATTCATGTTCCGTTCCGCCCAGTCGGCCGTCGTGTCCGCAGTC
This genomic stretch from Thauera sp. GDN1 harbors:
- a CDS encoding 3-hydroxybutyryl-CoA dehydrogenase; this encodes MAIDKIGVVGAGTMGNGIAQALAVAGCDVVMMDVGEAQLKRGLDTISASLDRLIKKEKMSAEQKATAMAHISTAGAVAGLAECDLVIEAATENVDLKLRIFADLDKTLKPEAILASNTSSISITRLAAATQRPGQVIGMHFFNPVPLMALVELINGLQTSAGTYAAVEELAKSIGKTPIKVKNSPGFVVNRMLCPMINEAVFALGEGLATAAEIDEAMKLGCNHPIGPLALCDLIGLDVELAVMQVLYEGTKDPKYRPAPLLVEMLEAGYLGRKSGKGFFEYPAK
- the rho gene encoding transcription termination factor Rho, translated to MATDAGVEGANRLRKQELVFALLRNRARRGEPICGDGALEVLPDGFGFLRSPDTSYLAGTDDIYVSPSQIRRFNLRTGDTIEGEIRIPKDGERYFALTKLDKINGRPPEECKTKILFENLTPLHPQECLKLEREVRGEENVTSRIIDMIAPIGKGQRGLLVAPPKSGKTVMLQHIAHAITANHPDVKLIVLLIDERPEEVTEMLRSVKGEVVASTFDEPATRHVQVAEMVIEKAKRLTEHKYDVVILLDSLTRLARAYNTVVPASGKVLTGGVDANALQKPKRFFGAARNIEEGGSLTIIATTLVDTGSRMDDVIYEEFKGTGNMELHLDRRMAEKRVYPAINVNRSGTRREELLLKSDVLQKVWILRKLLYGMDDIDAMEFLLDKVKATKSNAEFFDAMRTGRG
- the trxA gene encoding thioredoxin TrxA, whose amino-acid sequence is MSEHIHYVTDGNFETEVLQSQTPVLVDYWAEWCGPCKMIAPILDDVAKEYAGKLKVAKLNIDENQETPAKYGIRGIPTLMLFKGGNVEATKVGALSKSQLTAFIDSNI
- the fdxA gene encoding ferredoxin FdxA, translating into MTYVVTESCIRCKYTDCVDVCPVDCFREGPNFLVIDPEECIDCTLCVAECPVEAIFAEDDVPQDQQHFIALNAELSKVWKPIVERKEPLPDAEEWAKVKDKLDKLER
- a CDS encoding CBS domain-containing protein codes for the protein MLVSEILAIKGKVLFTIAPNRSIAEAVEIMNEQDVGSLVVFSRGAMVGMLTFRQVLQAVQKGGADWQALTVEDVMLRDPLTAAPGMEMDELRRLMVEHHQRYLPVMEDHTLLGVVSFHDVAKAVLEEQSFENRMLKNYIRNWPASEDEER
- a CDS encoding long-chain-fatty-acid--CoA ligase → MEKIWLKSYPPGVPAEIDVNEFRSLGELFERSVRRFADKTAYVCMGKSITYAELDTLSARFGAFLQGELGLPKGTRVALMMPNVLQYPIALFGALRAGYTIVNVNPLYTARELEHQLADAGAEAIVILENFAHTLEHVRAQVPIRHVIVTSLGEMLGFPKGAIVNFVVRRVRKLVPAWRLEGHLSFTEALRRGAGHALQPVEIGHEDMAFLQYTGGTTGVAKGAILTHRNIVANLQQAHAWISASVGEGREIIITALPLYHIFSLTANCLTFLKIGATNVLIPNPRDIPGFVKELSRHRFTAITGVNTLFNALVNNPDFARLDFSSLRVALGGGMAVQQAVAEKWKKITGVQLIEAYGLTETSPAVTINPLDLEAFNHSIGLPVSSTEVSIRDDNGAEQPIGQRGELCVRGPQVTPGYWNRPEETARIFTTDGFLRTGDIAVIDDKGFVTLVDRKKDMILVSGFNVYPNEVEDVVASHPGVLEVAAIGVPDERSGEAVKIFVVRKDPALTAEVLIAHCRENLTGYKVPHHVEFRDELPKSNVGKILRRELREH